In Pyrus communis chromosome 1, drPyrComm1.1, whole genome shotgun sequence, the following are encoded in one genomic region:
- the LOC137733663 gene encoding CBL-interacting serine/threonine-protein kinase 25-like, with protein sequence MEERTVLFGKYEVGKLLGKGTFAKVYHGRQIATNESVAIKVISKDQVKKEGMMEQIKREIEVMRLVRHPNIVELKEVMATKTKIFVVMEYVKGGELFAKVAKGKLKEDQARKYFQQLISAVDFCHSRGVSHRDLKPENLLIDENEDLKISDFGLSSLPEQLRNDGLLHTQCGTPAYVAPEVLRKKGYDGSKADLWSCGVVLFVLLAGFLPFQDENLMRMYRKIFKAEFECPPWFSTEAKRLISKLLVSDPEKRITIPAIMRVPWFRKGMKKPEEFLGHPEGVCEKSEETDAQSVVQNESNKSSSPKFFNAFEFISSMSSGFDLSNLFETKRKAGSMFTSKCSAAAIMTKIEGVAKGLSFRVRKVKDFKVRMQGPNEGRKGRLSVTAEVFTVAPEVAVVEFVKSSGDTLEYAKFCEEDVRPALKDIVWTWQGDGDGKVDCDQLQQ encoded by the coding sequence ATGGAGGAAAGGACGGTGCTTTTCGGGAAATACGAGGTGGGGAAGCTGCTGGGCAAGGGTACCTTCGCGAAGGTCTACCATGGCAGACAAATCGCGACGAACGAGAGCGTGGCGATTAAGGTGATCAGCAAGGACCAGGTGAAGAAGGAAGGGATGATGGAGCAGATCAAGCGGGAAATCGAAGTGATGCGTTTAGTCCGCCACCCGAACATTGTGGAGCTGAAAGAAGTCATGGCGACCAAGACCAAGATCTTCGTCGTCATGGAGTACGTCAAGGGTGGCGAGCTCTTCGCCAAGGTGGCGAAGGGGAAGCTGAAGGAGGATCAGGCACGGAAGTACTTCCAGCAGCTAATCTCCGCCGTCGATTTCTGCCACAGCAGGGGCGTTTCCCACCGCGATTTGAAGCCGGAGAATCTGTTGATCGACGAAAACGAGGATTTGAAGATTTCAGACTTCGGACTCTCCTCCCTGCCGGAGCAGCTCCGGAACGACGGGCTACTGCACACCCAGTGTGGGACCCCTGCTTACGTGGCGCCGGAGGTACTGAGGAAAAAGGGGTACGACGGATCTAAGGCGGATCTCTGGTCGTGCGGAGTTGTGCTGTTCGTTTTGCTCGCTGGATTTCTGCCGTTTCAGGACGAGAATCTGATGAGGATGTACAGGAAGATTTTCAAGGCGGAGTTCGAATGTCCGCCGTGGTTTTCGACGGAGGCGAAGCGGTTGATCTCGAAGCTGTTGGTTTCCGACCCGGAGAAGCGAATCACCATTCCGGCGATCATGCGCGTGCCGTGGTTTCGCAAGGGGATGAAGAAACCGGAGGAGTTTTTGGGACACCCGGAAGGTGTTTGCGAAAAGTCCGAAGAGACCGATGCTCAAAGCGTTGTACAAAACGAAAGCAATAAGTCGTCCTCGCCGAAGTTCTTCAATGCGTTTGAGTTTATTTCGTCGATGTCGTCCGGGTTCGACTTGTCGAATTTGTTCGAGACGAAGCGGAAGGCGGGGTCGATGTTCACGTCCAAGTGCTCGGCCGCGGCAATCATGACGAAGATTGAGGGGGTGGCGAAGGGGCTGAGCTTTAGAGTGAGGAAAGTGAAGGACTTCAAAGTAAGGATGCAAGGGCCAAATGAAGGGCGAAAAGGGCGGCTTTCGGTAACCGCGGAGGTGTTCACGGTGGCACCGGAGGTGGCGGTGGTGGAGTTTGTAAAGTCGTCCGGGGATACCTTGGAGTATGCCAAGTTTTGTGAGGAAGATGTTAGGCCAGCATTGAAAGACATTGTATGGACATGGCAAGGTGACGGTGACGGGAAAGTCGACTGCGATCAACTTCAACAGTGA
- the LOC137748839 gene encoding uncharacterized protein — translation MNNYFNPNSVYTEEDFKHRFRMRRHVFECLLRDVPQVNPYFRQKLDRTGRLGFSPYQKVTIALRMMAYGSPANSMDETHSMYESTCLNTLQQFCDTIVQVHKDEYLREPNQEDLNRFLRKAEDRGFPGMIGSLDCMH, via the coding sequence ATGAACAattacttcaaccccaactcggtgtacacagaagaggatttcaaacatcGCTTCCGGATGAGGCGTCATGTCTTCGAGTGTTTACTTCGTGATGTCCCGCaagtcaatccatactttcgacagAAGCTGGACAGAACAGGCCGCCTTGGTTTCTCACCTTATCAGAAGGTTACTATTGCACTTcgaatgatggcctatggctCTCCAGCTAATTCAATGGATGAAACCCATAGTATGTATGAGTCTACATGCCTTAATACTCTTCAACAATTTtgtgacacaattgttcagGTTCATAAAGACGAGTACCTCCGTGaaccaaatcaagaagatctgaatCGGTTCCTTCGCAAAGCTGAAGACCGTGGGTTTCCgggcatgatagggtcattagactgcatgcattag